The genomic segment CCGAGGGGGAAAAATCCCTTTTCGTAGCAACCACACACACAGCCCACGAAAATTTTCACGCAAACAGGTGTGAAAAAAATGGAGAAGAAATCGGGAGTCTTCTTTACTATTGTGGCCAGACCCCTCTTTTTCACAACACCTCTTTCTCTATCATCCCTTCTAACCCTAGCGCATACGCccaaacaaaactatttttctCCTCTCTCTCTCCACTATACATATTATTGCTTCTATTTATCTATCCCGTGGACCCATTATTTCTTGCCATCAATTACACCTTCTCCGATCTCCTATTTCTCCCTCTCTCGCATTTTTTTGCGTGCTTTCGGTTCTCTTCTTGGGAGGTAATCTGTTTGGTTTGTTTTTGTGGGTTTTGACCCTGGATTGAATTGTTTGTGTTACTGGGATTTTAGGGGTTTTTGGTGGATGTCGTGGTATTTGGGTTTGTGTTGACCGTTCAATGCTAGGCGTCCTTGGTTTGTATTTTGCTTTACGTGCATATGTTTTGAGTTATGTAGGGAAATTGCGCGGATGTGTGGGGAGGTCCGTGTTTAATTTATTGGTATTGGTATTTTGGTTGCTGGATTTTCATGGGCCTATTTGAttatttgttttgatttttttggcTTCCTGCTAATGCTGTATCCTCTTGCCCGATGTTTTGGTTATCGTTTGTTGCGTTTTATCATGGAGTTAAGGCATTGATGCGAGTTTTTTGTGGCTTTTGCTTTTTTGCCGATGGTTTAATGCATGCTAAATGGCGGTCTCATGTTTGTCTTGGTTTTTGTTAATGTGCTTTAGTTTATTTCTTTTGTTTCTCGCTTTTGATTTTTCAATGGGTGGATTTGGAGGGATTTTCAACTTATATATACTGTTGACTATACCTTTTGAGGTCTCTCTGGTTTACTTTAATCTCTGCGTTATATATGCTGTTGACTATACCTTTTGAGGTCTCTCTGGTTTACTTTAATCCTGCTTGGGCTTTTGTCTTGATTTACCTGCTTATCCTCCTATACTTGCAATGCTGTTAGCCAGTTTTGTTGCTTCATATAACCATCCGGCACTATATGTGCATTTGTATTATTTATACATGGTATAAATCGTGCGTTTGTTTCTTTTATCAGTTGGCATAACTCGTGCGGATTGTGTTCTAACTTTAGGTTTCACATTAAAAGTTGTTATCGGGATGCTTATTTTGTGTGATCTTGTATTGAATTTTCGCAGAGACCCTGATGCAACACGTGGCTTGCATGCTTTCGACTAGGTTAAGAATTAATTGGCACATGTGCAATTAGTGGTATTAGAGTGATTTTAGAACCGGAATCATTTATTGCGATGGATCAATCTAGGGTTCCTCAAATGGAGGGTATCGGAGTTGCTGTTAGAAAAAGGAGAACCCAAACCTCACGACGGCCTAAATCTGATGCTCCGGCATTTCATCCCTGAGCAATCCCCAAGATTTTCAACCCCACATTCAGATGATGCAAGTAAGCTCTCGAGTGATGAGAACGTTGCCGATTCTAACTCTGGGGGGAAAATGTTCAATTTAAATCAGTGTTTATCAAGGTCCTTGCCAGTTAATGGATCTGACGGAGGATCGAATGTCTCTGTTAGTAGTGGTGTGGTTGGGGATGGAACAGGTGGTGAGAACATACCAAGAAAAGTTAAATTGAAAGTTGGTGGTGTAACGAGAACAATTCAAACAAAATCCAGTTCTAATGGGACATCTAGTAGCAGGTCTTCAACAAAGGTCGATCAATCATCAGACAACACTCGAACACGAGAGCATTTTATTCCACAGGTTGTGATTTATGCTTCTTATTTGATTATTTCCACGGGAATCTAGTGTACACACATGTCTCTTGAAATTGTTTTAGCTCTTTTGTTGTTTTTACCCTTTAATAAAAGTACTTTAAGCAATGAACGTGGAAATAAGGCAAATTCATTAAAAAGTGCTTGCTGAATTCATacatttttatacaaaaatgtGTTGAGAGAATTCCATGAGGTTATGATAAATGGAATTATCGATACTTCGTAGATATAGTTTATTTGCACAAGATGTCAACATAGAGAAAATAAAATAGTTATTGATCTCATTGAAGACTTAAATGCTATTTCAGAGTCAATACTTTTCCTGAAAAGAGTGGAAAgctgcaattttttttattcataaaatattttgttggaTTGCTTATTTGTGTTTCCCTCTAATCATGATCATAATGATCATAAAGATGAAAAGCGTTTATTTTTGTCAATGTTGGGACTAAGTCATGGCCAGGCATACGTAGTGAGACTTGAGTTCATATGATATGAAGGGGTAACTTAGTCGCTTCAGTATTTCAATGGGAAGAATCTCCTGCATTAAAATTCGGTGATTGTGCTTTATCATACTATATATACCGTATGAAGACCTCCAACTTTTCATTATTGGCatatttttgttgtttcaggAAAATTCCGATGAATATCACTCTTCACCTATAGATAAGAAAAGTGGATTCCAAGGGATTCCATGGAAAGATTTCTCGAAAGGTGGATTTAGTCTGAATAGAGAGGATATGGGGAGGATGCAGGCAAAGAATGATGGTGTGGACAAGCAACTTGATAAGTCAGATTTAGTTCGTAAAAGCAAAAGGATGCCTAAAAAGCGAATGTTGGATGGGGaatttgatgatgatgatgatgagattcgATACCTCGAGAAACTCAAGACTTCGAAAATAACTGTTGTCAGGGATTCGGAGACAGAATCAACCAGGAAAAAACGGAAGGTTGGGAAGTACGACAGTATGGAAGATGTAGGAAAACCTGGTAGAGATATGAGGAAGTTGAGTTCTGGGGATATGAATTATGTGGATGAAGAAGAACCGTTGTCTGCTGAAGAGCATgaaggaaagaagaaaaaacaCAAGAAAGATCCGTCAGAGTTACCAGCagaaaacaaaagggaattgGCTCTTACATCTCGTCAGCGAGCCCTTTTAAGTAAGGATGCTTCTTCTCAATCCAGAGCAGGTCAAATTGAATTCCCAAATGGCTTACCACCAGCTCCTCCTCGAAGTCAGtgaaatttttcttctttctttttacaTTTGGATTGTTGTTAGAATTGTGCTTACTTCCCATGGTACAGAGCAAAAGGAGATATTGACAGAAGTCGAGCAACAAATGAAAAAGGTCGAGGCTGCTCAGAGACGTAGAATGCAAAATGAGAAAGCAGCCCGTGAATCAGAGGTCAACTTATTCATCATACAACATCTTGTTTATCTATTTTAATTTAGAGGTCGGATGTTTGATGAATGTAATTTAAATTTGTAGGCTGAGGCAATTCGAAAAATACTCGGTCAAGATTCAAGTAGGAAGAAGAGAGAAGAGAAAATGAAGAAACGCCAAGAAGAGTTGGCACAGGTATTTTGAACCCTGGACACTTGACATTTCAAATGTTTTTCCGAGATTTAGTTTACTAACTACTGATACAAGTGCattcttaaaattttaaaacgaaaACAGGAAAAGGCGGCTAACGCTCAATTTCTTTCATCGAACACCATTAGATGGGTCATGGGTCCTACTGGAACCACTGTTTCTTTTTCCGCTGACATGGGTTTGCCCAAAATTTTTGACTCCAATCCTAGCAGGTAAATGTCATTTTTTTCGCTCACACACAACCCCAAAGCATTGCATCTCTTCTCATATTTTATCTTTCATAATGACTCGATGGGAAATCCATTTGATGTTGCAGCTATCCAGGTCCGCGTGAGAAGTGTGCTGGCCCTTCTTGTACCAATCCTTACAAGTACCGCGATTCTAAGTCAAAGCTCCCTCTTTGCAGTCTCCAATGCTACAAGGCGATTAACTGAAATGCTCCAACTGAGAAAGCCTGCTGAAATTGTGTTGTTCTTGGAGTATTCAATGCCATGTTTTACTGTATTGAGGCTTTGGTGACACATCAATTGTTTCCATGTTTACTTGAGAACAAGGTGTATGGAAAGAGTTAATGGGTAGGTAAGCTTTAGTACTTGAAATATTCCGAGTAACAGCCAACTTTCTTTTTACCTTCCCTATTGTTAAAAACTCCTTGCTATTAACTTCTATTTTTTCCTTGATTAACGGAGTTCAACCACGCAGTCTAGTTTGTGAATGAAATAGTACCTTAGAGTCGTCTCGGGTGCCCACATGTTAGGATCGAATTTACCAACAAATATATATGGCTCAACTTCAGACTGAAAACTATTTGATTCTATTGCTGATTATTTTAGAGCAAATTTTGAGGTATGAGGTGTTTACTCTTCACTATCTATTTAATTTTGAGGTTTGCCTCTCGAGACTCTAATTAATATGTGGTGAAATAACTTTGACGTCAtgttgtatatatttttatttagtatcAAATATATCTTAATGTTATTTAGCACTAAATGTTGACTGAAAAATATATAGTACTATAAATTTTGACataaatttgtttgagacggtttcacaggtcgtattttgtgagacggatttcatattttgatcatctatgaaaaaatattactttttatgctaagagtattattttttattgtgaatatcgatagagttgatccgtcttacagataaagattcgtgagattgtctcaAAAGAGATCTACTCATAATTTTTTTAGGCATAAAATTGTATCCGTGTTTAAATAGTTTTATCCCAATCCAACAATTATTAAAAACCatcatttttattaaaaataatttatatagtttttaattttaataccTCCTTGGAACCAGACCGAACATTTGAttttaacaataatatttttatatggtACCTAAAATTTTGGTATGGTAC from the Primulina tabacum isolate GXHZ01 chromosome 16, ASM2559414v2, whole genome shotgun sequence genome contains:
- the LOC142528898 gene encoding uncharacterized protein LOC142528898; amino-acid sequence: MLRHFIPEQSPRFSTPHSDDASKLSSDENVADSNSGGKMFNLNQCLSRSLPVNGSDGGSNVSVSSGVVGDGTGGENIPRKVKLKVGGVTRTIQTKSSSNGTSSSRSSTKVDQSSDNTRTREHFIPQENSDEYHSSPIDKKSGFQGIPWKDFSKGGFSLNREDMGRMQAKNDGVDKQLDKSDLVRKSKRMPKKRMLDGEFDDDDDEIRYLEKLKTSKITVVRDSETESTRKKRKVGKYDSMEDVGKPGRDMRKLSSGDMNYVDEEEPLSAEEHEGKKKKHKKDPSELPAENKRELALTSRQRALLSKDASSQSRAGQIEFPNGLPPAPPRKQKEILTEVEQQMKKVEAAQRRRMQNEKAARESEAEAIRKILGQDSSRKKREEKMKKRQEELAQEKAANAQFLSSNTIRWVMGPTGTTVSFSADMGLPKIFDSNPSSYPGPREKCAGPSCTNPYKYRDSKSKLPLCSLQCYKAIN